The following is a genomic window from Candidatus Zixiibacteriota bacterium.
AGTTTTGCTTTTACGGCTTTTATTAAAAACGTAAAAAATTCACCCGCCTGATTAAGATAAGGAGCTTCTAAGGTTTTCAACTCATTATCAAGATAGTTGCTTTCTTCTGCCATATTATTATTTGATATACCAATACAGTTAATATTTTACCCTCAATCTTTGTATCGGCAATTGATGAATATACTTCAAAATAATTATAATGTGCCTGTAATATAGACATTTTAGCGCTATTATTTTTTCACAATATTAATATATGGAGAATATCTGTAAAAAATATCATATTTTAAGATGATTACCATCAAAAATCATCCAGCAGAATCAAATACTTTATATAGAAATCCCCCAACATCATTAAGCGATTTCCGGGCTTCATCAAAATCACAGCCCAGCTTAGCCATTATAATGGCCGTTTTAACATGACCGTTGGCATTTGTTAAAAAGATACCGGCATTATAATAATCACATCCTACCGTTTGCATAATTACACGTTTTGATCTCTCTATAAGTTTTTCGGAGGTTGCCTGCAAATCGACCATCATGTTTTTATAAACCTTGCCCAATTTTACCATAACGGCAGTGGTTGTCATTGTCAAAATCATTTTCTCGGCCAAGGCCGCTTTCATACGAGTCGAACCAGCCAGAATCTCAGGCCCGACAACCGGCGTGATTAACAAGCTATAATCATAACGACCATCATTAGTTGGGTTGCAGCATAAAAGAATTGTCTCTGCGCCTCTTTCCTTTGCCCGGTTTAATCCTGCAATTACATATGGAGTCCTTCGCGAAGCGGTTAATCCCATAACTACATCTTTTGGACTGG
Proteins encoded in this region:
- the murQ gene encoding N-acetylmuramic acid 6-phosphate etherase, with the translated sequence MNEQSPLSGHELFEYLQRLVTESSNPQSINLDKLSTAEILELINAEDASVALIVRQQIPSIAKAVEMIYKALNSGGRLIYIGAGTSGRLGILDAAECPPTFGTLPEQIVGLIAGGHSTLVRSAEGIEDDIEAGVRDINTIIASPKDVVMGLTASRRTPYVIAGLNRAKERGAETILLCCNPTNDGRYDYSLLITPVVGPEILAGSTRMKAALAEKMILTMTTTAVMVKLGKVYKNMMVDLQATSEKLIERSKRVIMQTVGCDYYNAGIFLTNANGHVKTAIIMAKLGCDFDEARKSLNDVGGFLYKVFDSAG